One Pieris napi chromosome 22, ilPieNapi1.2, whole genome shotgun sequence genomic region harbors:
- the LOC125060659 gene encoding myeloid leukemia factor isoform X1, translating to MSLYGSLMADVEDDPFFGSHMRHIRQMNNMMNSMFSDPFGMLGDSRLSIMGPPHGSSLMPFMPQMPSLNRLFSADLTNAAMGAGSSFSSSTVVMSSGPHGKPQVYSSSSSTKIGPNGVKETRKTLQDSRTGVKKMSIGHHIGERAHVVEREQNYYSGDAEERQEYINLEEDEAEQFDREFQERAGMLSRSRAAIAPAPRHEPRHEPRLALPAPPAASPTAETRRHRPSARRPIRTSASPLTLPSRSVREVYGGSHPQRHRHKHHKTHSHRHTTDN from the exons ATGTCTCTTTACGGATCTTTGATGGCCGACGTGGAGGACGATCCATTCTTTGG ATCTCACATGCGGCACATCCGTCAAATGAACAACATGATGAACTCAATGTTTTCGGATCCATTTGGCATGCTTGGTGATAGTCGCCTCTCCATCATGGGACCTCCACATGGCAGCTCTCTTATGCCTTTTATGCCCCAAATGCCTTCACTTAACAGATTATTCTCAG CAGATCTGACTAACGCTGCCATGGGAGCCGGCAGTTCATTTAGCAGCAGCACTGTTGTCATGTCAAGTGGACCTCATGGTAAACCACAG gtaTACAGTTCCTCTAGCAGCACTAAGATTGGACCAAATGGAGTAAAGGAAACACGCAAGACGCTTCAGGACTCACGTACTGGTGTGAAAAAGATGTCTATTg GCCACCACATCGGGGAACGAGCTCACGTGGTCGAGAGGGAACAGAACTATTACTCGGGAGATGCTGAAGAGAGACAGGAGTACATTAACCTCGAGGAGGATGAAGCCGAACAGTTTGACAG GGAGTTCCAAGAGCGAGCCGGCATGTTGTCCCGCTCTCGCGCGGCCATTGCCCCCGCGCCAAGGCATGAGCCAAGACACGAGCCAAGACTGGCCTTGCCGGCGCCGCCTGCTGCCTCACCCACCGC CGAGACCCGTCGTCACCGTCCTTCAGCGAGAAGACCAATAAGAACTTCCGCCAGCCCACTCACTCTACCTTCAAG ATCTGTCCGCGAGGTCTACGGTGGCTCCCATCCGCAGAGACACAGACACAAACACCACAAAACCCACTCACACAGACACACAACTGACAATTAA
- the LOC125060655 gene encoding probable serine/threonine-protein kinase DDB_G0280133, protein MTLNKQRILSELGSVVNQLQSADCGCMGKLFGTTPQMNYMNNSYPQQGGHGYGCHAAPCHGCHQHSPCCGDSYSMNSAPQSPYTCMGQCNAPKLYSDTYSYLNKNLMQPVVKEVYNDLSSLGPTNTIMNNELGSKMGIMQQGLVHGHDPALNKTNAHHMNAFNPHTSQMQPVGANTQMMQNAPPSGIAPNQQYFGGMGPQIVNMINGESVSKPVQPQQGLTGPMIIDAPQSPHGIVGVTPLTAPANSYARHNDKMRNNLNPQQMYAANTSNSLSNTIKQTPLDQPSYGQHTQGMTKFNQIFPGVMQGLGGDLGFDPMAIAIQMNPANQQQVAMNTMQKMMNNNQNISKILEPSVTSEAHPNTIQNTGQILPTHQNTVIPSPNTNLQTQISNNNQSNEYQQQSNTPVQNQHYIYNTPQQAQEMVDLNTAGQNLSTIPEDPSIRTNILPPQRQTPQQQSVVLPIIKEPIFPVDTTKQKIYHNLNVKKSSEPAYFNTLGQPVEKLPANMYRPVMPSLPQTLSPQPMNVNSKYSKVKPTVSKTALMGEKPTEKTPSRSQLQQIYKQFKGSQSYTKQNVSESPVDAPTHSERHLNMKQDTRMHSNIPVERVGGDSAISGQLNRIEPVRYDHIGDVPVQNKPNPIKPEKDYAEKNLKGRNGLQDMVYTSYPTSAAWTFHGDGKTEAHYPSHRGRFHRY, encoded by the exons ATGACTTTGAATAAACAAAGGATACTCAGCGAGTTGGGGAGCGTAGTAAATCAGTTGCAAAGTGCAGATtg TGGTTGTATGGGAAAACTATTTGGGACAACGCCTCAAATGAACTACATGAATAATTCATACCCTCAACAGGGAGGTCATGGATATGGTTGCCATGCCGCACCTTGTCATGGGTGTCACCAACACAGCCCATGTTGTGGAGATTCTTATTCAATGAATTCTGCACCACAAAGTCCATATACGTGCATGGGTCAATGCAACGCCCCTAAGTTATATTCTGATACGTATAgctatttaaacaaaaatcttatgcAACCAGTAGTTAAAGAAGTGTATAATGACCTTAGTTCACTTGGCCCTACAAACACTATTATGAACAATGAATTAGGTAGCAAAATGGGTATCATGCAACAAGGGCTTGTACATGGTCACGATCCAGCTCTGAATAAAACTAATGCTCATCACATGAATGCCTTTAATCCACACACATCGCAAATGCAACCGGTGGGTGCAAATACTCAAATGATGCAAAACGCTCCACCTTCCGGAATTGCGCCTAATCAACAGTATTTTGGAGGCATGGGACCTcaaattgtaaatatgatTAATGGAGAATCAGTAAGTAAACCAGTGCAACCACAGCAAGGGCTGACGGGGCCAATGATAATTGACGCTCCACAGTCTCCTCACGGAATAGTTGGAGTAACTCCATTGACAGCACCTGCTAATAGTTATGCTCGACATAACGATAAGATGAGGAATAATTTAAATCCACAGCAGATGTATGCGGCGAATACTTCGAATTCGCTAtctaatacaataaaacaaacaccTTTGGATCAACCGTCGTATGGGCAACATACACAAGGCATgacaaaatttaatcaaatatttccaGGAGTAATGCAAGGTCTTGGTGGTGACCTAGGTTTTGATCCTATGGCTATTGCTATTCAAATGAATCCAGCAAACCAACAACAAGTAGCCATGAATACAATGCAGAAGATGATGAATAACAACCAAAATATCTCAAAGATTCTAGAGCCATCTGTTACATCGGAAGCTCACCCAAACACTATTCAGAATACAGGTCAGATACTACCCACACATCAAAACACCGTGATCCCGTCACCAAACACGAACCTTCAGACACAAATTTCAAACAACAATCAATCAAACGAATATCAGCAGCAAAGTAATACACCAGTACAAAAtcaacattatatatataacactcCACAGCAGGCACAAGAAATGGTTGATCTAAATACTGCTGGTCAAAATCTATCAACAATACCAGAAGATCCTTCTATAAGGACTAATATACTGCCACCACAGCGTCAAACACCGCAACAACAAAGCGTAGTACTACCTATTATTAAAGAACCAATATTCCCAGTAGacacaacaaaacaaaagatataCCACAATTTAAATGTCAAGAAGAGCAGCGAACCTGCGTATTTCAATACACTAGGGCAGCCCGTCGAAAAGTTGCCTGCAAATATGTATCGTCCTGTAATGCCAAGTCTACCGCAAACCCTATCTCCTCAACCCATGAATGTTAATAGCAAGTACTCTAAAGTTAAGCCCACTGTGAGCAAAACAGCGCTTATGGGTGAAAAACCAACAGAAAAAACACCAAGCAGAAGTCAACTTCAGCagatttataaacaatttaaggGCTCACAATCTTACACAAAACAGAATGTGTCGGAATCACCTGTTGATGCACCTACTCATTCTGAAAGGCATTTGAATATGAAGCAAGATACACGAATGCACAGTAATATTCCTGTAGAAAGAGTCGGCGGTGACTCCGCTATTAGTGGACAGTTAAATCGTATTGAGCCCGTGAGATACGATCACATCGGCGATGTTCCCGTACAAAATAAACCCAATCCAATAAAACCAGAAAag GACTATGCGGAAAAAAATCTTAAGGGCAGAAATGGCTTACAGGATATGGTTTATACTTCTTATCCAACATCCGCAGCTTGGACGTTTCATGGCGACGGCAAAACTGAAGCACATTATCCTAGCCATCGCGGTCGCTTCCATAGATATTAA
- the LOC125060659 gene encoding myeloid leukemia factor isoform X2: protein MSLYGSLMADVEDDPFFGSHMRHIRQMNNMMNSMFSDPFGMLGDSRLSIMGPPHGSSLMPFMPQMPSLNRLFSADLTNAAMGAGSSFSSSTVVMSSGPHGKPQVYSSSSSTKIGPNGVKETRKTLQDSRTGVKKMSIGHHIGERAHVVEREQNYYSGDAEERQEYINLEEDEAEQFDREFQERAGMLSRSRAAIAPAPRHEPRHEPRLALPAPPAASPTAETRRHRPSARRPIRTSASPLTLPSRYWRRRSYLS from the exons ATGTCTCTTTACGGATCTTTGATGGCCGACGTGGAGGACGATCCATTCTTTGG ATCTCACATGCGGCACATCCGTCAAATGAACAACATGATGAACTCAATGTTTTCGGATCCATTTGGCATGCTTGGTGATAGTCGCCTCTCCATCATGGGACCTCCACATGGCAGCTCTCTTATGCCTTTTATGCCCCAAATGCCTTCACTTAACAGATTATTCTCAG CAGATCTGACTAACGCTGCCATGGGAGCCGGCAGTTCATTTAGCAGCAGCACTGTTGTCATGTCAAGTGGACCTCATGGTAAACCACAG gtaTACAGTTCCTCTAGCAGCACTAAGATTGGACCAAATGGAGTAAAGGAAACACGCAAGACGCTTCAGGACTCACGTACTGGTGTGAAAAAGATGTCTATTg GCCACCACATCGGGGAACGAGCTCACGTGGTCGAGAGGGAACAGAACTATTACTCGGGAGATGCTGAAGAGAGACAGGAGTACATTAACCTCGAGGAGGATGAAGCCGAACAGTTTGACAG GGAGTTCCAAGAGCGAGCCGGCATGTTGTCCCGCTCTCGCGCGGCCATTGCCCCCGCGCCAAGGCATGAGCCAAGACACGAGCCAAGACTGGCCTTGCCGGCGCCGCCTGCTGCCTCACCCACCGC CGAGACCCGTCGTCACCGTCCTTCAGCGAGAAGACCAATAAGAACTTCCGCCAGCCCACTCACTCTACCTTCAAG ATACTGGCGGAGGCGTTCCTACTTATccta A
- the LOC125060659 gene encoding myeloid leukemia factor isoform X3 — MSLYGSLMADVEDDPFFGSHMRHIRQMNNMMNSMFSDPFGMLGDSRLSIMGPPHGSSLMPFMPQMPSLNRLFSADLTNAAMGAGSSFSSSTVVMSSGPHGKPQVYSSSSSTKIGPNGVKETRKTLQDSRTGVKKMSIGHHIGERAHVVEREQNYYSGDAEERQEYINLEEDEAEQFDREFQERAGMLSRSRAAIAPAPRHEPRHEPRLALPAPPAASPTASVREVYGGSHPQRHRHKHHKTHSHRHTTDN, encoded by the exons ATGTCTCTTTACGGATCTTTGATGGCCGACGTGGAGGACGATCCATTCTTTGG ATCTCACATGCGGCACATCCGTCAAATGAACAACATGATGAACTCAATGTTTTCGGATCCATTTGGCATGCTTGGTGATAGTCGCCTCTCCATCATGGGACCTCCACATGGCAGCTCTCTTATGCCTTTTATGCCCCAAATGCCTTCACTTAACAGATTATTCTCAG CAGATCTGACTAACGCTGCCATGGGAGCCGGCAGTTCATTTAGCAGCAGCACTGTTGTCATGTCAAGTGGACCTCATGGTAAACCACAG gtaTACAGTTCCTCTAGCAGCACTAAGATTGGACCAAATGGAGTAAAGGAAACACGCAAGACGCTTCAGGACTCACGTACTGGTGTGAAAAAGATGTCTATTg GCCACCACATCGGGGAACGAGCTCACGTGGTCGAGAGGGAACAGAACTATTACTCGGGAGATGCTGAAGAGAGACAGGAGTACATTAACCTCGAGGAGGATGAAGCCGAACAGTTTGACAG GGAGTTCCAAGAGCGAGCCGGCATGTTGTCCCGCTCTCGCGCGGCCATTGCCCCCGCGCCAAGGCATGAGCCAAGACACGAGCCAAGACTGGCCTTGCCGGCGCCGCCTGCTGCCTCACCCACCGC ATCTGTCCGCGAGGTCTACGGTGGCTCCCATCCGCAGAGACACAGACACAAACACCACAAAACCCACTCACACAGACACACAACTGACAATTAA
- the LOC125060656 gene encoding sterol carrier protein 2, whose translation MGKKVFVVGVGMTKFVKPSADKDYPDFGKEAVIDALADARIKYEDVQQAVCGYVFGDSTCGQRVLYQIGMTGIPIYNVNNNCSTGSNALFLAKQLIEGGISDIVLAVGFEKMTPGALSGGVYTDRTNPIDRHTLKMAELADLTGAPITAQYFGNAGLEHMKKYGSTEVHVAKIAAKNHRHGAKNPRAQGNRVYTVEEVLKSRKIYGPLTKLACCPTSDGAGAAVLMSEDAVIRYGLQNKAVEIIGMEMATDTEAVFKENSLMKVAGADMTALAAKRLYAKTGISPMQVDVVELHDCFATNELITYEGLQLCGEGEAGKFIDAGDNTYGGRVVVNPSGGLIAKGHPLGATGLAQCSELVWQLRGEAGDRQVPRARIALQHNLGIGGAVVLTMYRKGFQNATTNQVAAISDNPEEFKVFKYMKILEDAMANDEDKLIEKVRGIYGFKVKGPGGAEGYWVINAKEGKGKVSYNGKDKCDVTFTINDNDVVDLISGKLNPQKAFFQGKIKIQGNMGLAMKLTDLQRTAAGRIDAIRSKL comes from the exons ATGGGTAAAAAAGTATTCGTAGTTGGTGTCGGAAtgacaaaatttgtaaaaCCTAGTGCGGATAAGGATTACCCAGATTTTGGAAAGGAGGCCGTAATTGACGCCTTGGCTGATGCTCGTATTAAATACGAGGATGTGCAGCAAGCAGTTTGCGGTTACGTTTTCGGGGATTCTACATGTGGCCAACGAGTTCTCTATCAAATTGGTATGACTGGTATACCCATTTACAATGTGAATAATAACTGCTCCACTGGTTCTAATGCACTATTTCTAGCCAAGCAACTAATCGAAGGCGGCATTTCTGACATTGTATTGGCTGTAGGTTTTGAAAAAATGACACCTGGAGCCCTAAGCGGAGGTGTATACACAGATAGAACTAATCCAATCGATAGACACACCCTTAAAATGGCAGAACTCGCAGATTTAACAGGAGCTCCAATCACTGCACAATACTTTGGAAATGCTGGTTTAGAACACATGAAGAAGTATGGCAGTACAGAAGTACATGTAGCAAAAATTGCTGCAAAAAATCACCGCCATGGTGCCAAAAATCCTCGTGCTCAAGGAAACCGTGTATACACTGTTGAAGAGGTGTTAAAATCAAGAAAAATATATGGACCACTTACAAAACTAGCTTGTTGTCCAACCAGTGATGGTGCTGGAGCTGCTGTACTTATGTCAGAGGATGCAGTGATCCGGTATGGGTTACAAAACAAAGCTGTTGAAATCATTGGCATGGAAATGGCCACTGATACTGAGGctgtttttaaagaaaacagtCTAATGAAGGTAGCAGGAGCTGATATGACCGCACTAGCCGCTAAGCGTTTGTATGCTAAAACTGGAATTTCTCCAATGCAAGTAGATGTAGTTGAATTACATGATTGCTTTGCTACTAATGAGTTGATTACATATGAAGGGCTCCAACTCTGTGGGGAAGGTGAGGCAGGCAAGTTTATTGATGCTGGAGATAATACTTATGGTGGACGTGTAGTTGTGAATCCAAGTGGAGGTTTGATAGCCAAAGGGCATCCTTTGGGTGCAACGGGACTTGCTCAATGTTCAGAATTAGTATGGCAACTACGTGGAGAGGCTGGTGACAGACAG GTGCCACGCGCGCGAATCGCACTACAACACAATTTAGGTATTGGCGGAGCAGTTGTTCTCACGATGTATCGCAAAGGATTCCAGAATGCCACAACCAACCAGGTTGCAGCAATCTCCGATAACCCTGAGGAGTTCAAAGTATTCAAATACATGAAGATTCTCGAAGATGCAATGGCGAACGACGAAGACAAACTGATCGAAAAAGTCAGAGGCATCTATGGATTCAAAGTTAAGGGTCCAGGGGGAGCAGAGGGGTACTGGGTGATCAACGCGAAGGAGGGCAAGGGCAAAGTGTCATACAATGGCAAGGACAAATGTGACGTCACATTCACGATCAACGACAACGACGTCGTCGACCTTATCTCTGGAAAACTGAATCCGCAGAAGGCATTTTTCCAGGGCAAAATCAAGATCCAAGGCAACATGGGCCTTGCGATGAAATTGACTGATTTGCAACGCACTGCCGCGGGAAGAATCGACGCAATTCGCTCGAAACTGTAA